CCGCCGAGATGGGTGACGCCGTGCTGGCCGCCTTCGAGGCGCTCTAGGCGCGCCGAGCCATTGTCAGAATCTGCTGTTGAATCAGGGCGTTCCGGGCCCGCCTGCGAGGCGGGCCCGGTTTCTGTATAATGTTGACCCACATTCGATTACTGGAGGACTTCACATGTTGAAAGTCGGTTTCGTCGGTTGGCGCGGCATGGTCGGTTCCGTGCTCATGCAGCGCATGGTGGAAGATGGGGACTTCAACGGCATCGAGCCGGTCTTCTTCACCACCTCCCAGGTCGGCCAGGCCGGCCCCGACGTCGGCGTGGACGTGCCTCCGCTGAAGGATGCCTTCGACCTCGAGGCGCTCAAGGCGCTGGACGTCATCATCACCTGCCAGGGCGGCGACTACACCAAGGCCGTCTACGGCGACCTGCGCAGCGGCGGCTGGAAGGGCTACTGGATCGACGCCGCCAGCACCCTGCGCATGGAGGATGAGGCCACCATCATCCTCGACCCGGTCAACCGCCACGTCATCGACGCCCAGCTGGCCCGCGGCGCCCGCACCTTCGTCGGCGGCAACTGCACCGTCAGCCTGATGCTGATGGGCCTCGGTGGCCTGTTCGAGGCCGACCTGGTGGAGTGGATGACCTCCATGACCTACCAGGCCGCCTCCGGCTCCGGCGCCAAGCACATGCGCGAGCTGCTCAGCCAGATGGGCGCCCTGCGCGACAGCGTGGCCGACGAGCTCGCCGACCCGGCCAGCGCCATCCTCGACATCGACCGCAAGGTCACCGAGACCATGCGCTCGGGCGCGTTCCCCACCGAGAACTTCACCGCCCCGCTGGCCGGCAGCCTCTTGCCGTGGATCGACACCAAGCTCGACAACGGCCAGAGTCGTGAGGAGTGGAAGGGCAGCGTCGAGACCAACAAGATCCTCGGCCTCCAGGCAAACCCCATCCCAATCGACGGGCTCTGCGTGCGCATCGGCGCCATGCGCTCCCACAGCCAGGCCTTCACCATCAAGCTGAAGAAGGACGTGCCCCTCGACGAGATCGAGGAGCGCATCGCCAGGC
The Halomonas alkalicola DNA segment above includes these coding regions:
- the asd gene encoding aspartate-semialdehyde dehydrogenase — protein: MLKVGFVGWRGMVGSVLMQRMVEDGDFNGIEPVFFTTSQVGQAGPDVGVDVPPLKDAFDLEALKALDVIITCQGGDYTKAVYGDLRSGGWKGYWIDAASTLRMEDEATIILDPVNRHVIDAQLARGARTFVGGNCTVSLMLMGLGGLFEADLVEWMTSMTYQAASGSGAKHMRELLSQMGALRDSVADELADPASAILDIDRKVTETMRSGAFPTENFTAPLAGSLLPWIDTKLDNGQSREEWKGSVETNKILGLQANPIPIDGLCVRIGAMRSHSQAFTIKLKKDVPLDEIEERIARHNDWVKVVPNDKEATIRDLTPAAATGTLTIPVGRLRKLAMGGEYLSAFSVGDQLLWGAAEPLKRMLKILREQ